From the uncultured Trichococcus sp. genome, one window contains:
- the rlmN gene encoding 23S rRNA (adenine(2503)-C(2))-methyltransferase RlmN, producing the protein MNIPSIYGLTLDQLQAWLLEQGQKKFRAQQIWDWLYIKRVLDFSEMTNLSKDLVALLSDNFLLQPLNQVVVQESADGTTKYLFQLEDKLMIETVLMRQEYGLSVCVTTQVGCDIGCTFCASGLKRKQRDLTAGEIVAQIMQIQHYLDQKGNGERVSHIVVMGIGEPFDNYDNVMAFLNIVNHAKGLAIGARHITVSTSGLAPKIREFAENGLQVNLALSLHAPNDEIRSRMMRINRKHPLKEVMSAIDEYLEKTNRRITFEYIMISGVNDRPEQAHELVALLKDKRHLSYVNLIPYNPVAEHIKYERSTKKDILAFYDILKKNNINCVIRKEHGTDIDAACGQLRSKHLEKATK; encoded by the coding sequence ATGAACATACCTTCTATTTATGGATTGACTTTGGATCAGCTGCAAGCTTGGTTGTTGGAACAAGGCCAGAAAAAATTCCGCGCCCAACAGATCTGGGACTGGCTCTATATCAAACGCGTCCTCGATTTCTCGGAAATGACGAACTTGTCAAAAGATTTGGTTGCCCTTCTCTCCGACAACTTCCTGCTGCAGCCCCTGAATCAAGTGGTCGTCCAAGAATCAGCGGACGGTACAACTAAATATCTCTTCCAACTGGAAGACAAACTGATGATCGAAACCGTCCTGATGCGTCAGGAATATGGATTGTCCGTCTGCGTCACGACGCAAGTCGGCTGCGATATCGGCTGCACGTTCTGCGCAAGCGGCCTGAAACGCAAACAACGCGATTTGACTGCCGGCGAAATCGTTGCGCAAATCATGCAGATCCAACACTACTTGGATCAAAAAGGCAATGGTGAACGCGTCAGCCACATCGTTGTGATGGGCATCGGCGAACCGTTCGACAACTACGACAATGTCATGGCCTTCCTGAACATCGTCAACCATGCCAAAGGCTTGGCAATCGGCGCGCGTCACATCACCGTTTCCACCAGCGGCTTGGCTCCGAAAATCCGTGAATTTGCGGAAAACGGGCTGCAAGTCAACTTGGCTTTGTCCCTGCACGCGCCGAACGATGAAATCCGCAGCCGCATGATGCGCATCAATCGCAAACACCCGCTGAAGGAAGTCATGTCCGCCATCGATGAGTATCTGGAAAAGACCAACCGCCGCATCACTTTCGAATACATCATGATCTCTGGCGTAAACGACAGACCGGAGCAGGCGCACGAATTGGTCGCCTTGTTGAAGGATAAGCGTCACCTGTCCTATGTGAACTTGATCCCCTACAACCCGGTTGCAGAGCACATCAAATACGAACGCAGCACCAAAAAGGACATTTTGGCGTTCTATGATATCCTCAAAAAGAACAACATCAACTGCGTCATCCGCAAGGAGCACGGCACCGACATCGATGCCGCCTGCGGCCAACTGCGCAGCAAGCATCTGGAAAAAGCAACTAAATAA
- a CDS encoding DUF2202 domain-containing protein, translating to MKKWRNGIVGGALAVLLFSGTGIMASEDEWEYGAAAVSEGETYSVEEMLLYAIQDEYMAEASYDAIMEAYGTVKPFTNIAKAEGTHISLLLPLFETYGLEVPENEAVEYIELPASLAESFEEGVAGEIKNIAIYEQFLQNEELPDDVRSVFERLMAASENHLAAFERGVTGNPDGAGRKK from the coding sequence ATGAAAAAATGGAGGAACGGAATTGTGGGCGGGGCTTTGGCAGTCCTATTGTTCAGCGGTACAGGCATCATGGCATCGGAAGATGAATGGGAATATGGCGCAGCAGCGGTCAGCGAAGGCGAAACGTACTCAGTAGAAGAAATGTTGCTGTATGCCATCCAGGATGAATACATGGCTGAAGCTTCCTATGACGCGATCATGGAGGCGTACGGAACAGTCAAACCGTTCACGAACATCGCCAAGGCGGAAGGCACACACATCTCCTTGCTGTTGCCGCTGTTCGAAACTTACGGTTTGGAAGTTCCTGAGAACGAAGCTGTTGAGTATATTGAGTTGCCTGCGTCCCTGGCAGAGAGCTTTGAAGAAGGCGTGGCAGGCGAAATCAAGAATATTGCTATCTATGAGCAGTTCTTGCAGAATGAAGAGTTGCCGGATGATGTCAGAAGCGTCTTTGAGCGTCTGATGGCCGCTTCCGAAAACCATTTGGCCGCTTTTGAACGCGGAGTCACCGGAAACCCTGATGGAGCCGGCAGAAAAAAATAA
- a CDS encoding DUF1801 domain-containing protein encodes MEEKNQTKTIDDYINQYPEEVRAALEKLRQTIKEEAPDAIEKISYQMPTFYLNGNMVHFAVQKNHIGFYPAPSGVAAFKEELTDYKTSKGAIQFPLTKPIPYELVRQIVRFRVEEAKGKKKQDK; translated from the coding sequence ATGGAAGAAAAAAACCAAACGAAGACGATCGACGACTACATCAACCAATACCCGGAGGAGGTCCGAGCGGCCTTGGAGAAGTTGAGGCAAACAATAAAGGAAGAGGCGCCCGATGCGATAGAGAAAATCAGCTATCAGATGCCGACCTTTTATCTGAACGGGAACATGGTGCATTTTGCTGTGCAGAAAAATCATATCGGCTTCTATCCGGCACCGAGCGGCGTTGCGGCTTTCAAGGAAGAATTGACGGATTACAAGACTTCAAAAGGTGCCATCCAATTTCCGCTGACGAAACCTATCCCATACGAGCTTGTGCGCCAGATCGTCCGCTTCCGGGTAGAAGAGGCGAAGGGGAAAAAGAAACAAGACAAATAA
- a CDS encoding DUF1622 domain-containing protein — protein sequence MNLHAVLTEIIPTLASLIEGIGVLIILYGCVKSLYLFFQDKLNLSNNQPKLELAKALAFSLEFKLAAEILKTVIIQTIDEFIVLSAIVILRVVLTVVIHWEIKSTNSEVGE from the coding sequence ATGAATTTACATGCAGTATTAACCGAAATCATCCCGACACTAGCGAGCCTGATTGAGGGCATCGGTGTCCTGATCATCTTGTACGGGTGCGTCAAGTCGTTGTATCTGTTTTTTCAGGATAAGTTGAATTTGAGCAATAATCAACCGAAACTCGAGTTGGCCAAAGCGCTGGCGTTCAGTCTGGAATTCAAGCTGGCTGCGGAAATACTGAAAACGGTCATCATCCAGACAATCGACGAATTCATCGTGCTCTCGGCCATCGTCATCCTGCGGGTTGTACTGACGGTCGTCATCCATTGGGAAATCAAAAGCACCAATTCAGAAGTAGGGGAGTGA
- a CDS encoding DegV family protein, giving the protein MSRVILTTESGADVPADLAKKHNIRIVPMHVIMDDVDHLDGSFPVTDLYDYYERTKKTPSTTATNPNEYTAFFEKIRFDRPDSIIVHIGYTSKASSSFQSAVLAAEDFGNIHLIDALNVSGGLAAIVLYAADLLEKEPDIAVDQLVAAIEAVVPRTHFSFMPSGLEFLRAGGRVSNAAYLGASLLKIKPTIELIDGKLVSTKKYRGKMSRVVIDFFDDYLKTYAIDDNKLYLIQSLGLDKEIMNQMENYAKEKGFHDVTWVQTGGVITSHGGPGAFGIAGIEKSGNVD; this is encoded by the coding sequence ATGAGCAGAGTGATCCTTACGACTGAAAGCGGCGCGGATGTCCCCGCTGATTTGGCAAAGAAACACAATATCCGGATCGTGCCGATGCACGTCATCATGGACGATGTCGACCATCTGGATGGATCTTTCCCGGTCACGGATCTGTACGATTATTACGAGCGAACCAAAAAAACGCCTTCCACGACCGCAACCAATCCGAACGAATATACCGCCTTTTTCGAAAAAATCCGCTTCGACCGGCCCGACAGCATCATCGTGCATATCGGCTACACCTCCAAGGCCTCTTCCTCATTCCAGAGTGCCGTTTTGGCGGCGGAAGATTTCGGGAACATCCATCTCATCGATGCCCTGAACGTATCCGGCGGCTTGGCCGCGATCGTGCTTTACGCCGCCGACCTGCTTGAGAAGGAGCCGGACATCGCAGTGGACCAGCTGGTTGCCGCCATCGAAGCAGTCGTGCCGCGCACGCACTTCTCGTTCATGCCGTCCGGTCTCGAGTTCCTGCGGGCAGGCGGCCGCGTCTCCAACGCAGCCTATCTGGGGGCATCGCTTCTGAAGATCAAACCGACGATCGAATTGATCGATGGCAAATTGGTTTCCACAAAAAAATACCGCGGCAAGATGAGCCGCGTCGTTATCGATTTTTTTGATGACTACCTGAAGACCTATGCCATCGACGACAATAAGCTGTACCTCATCCAATCGCTCGGCTTGGATAAAGAAATCATGAACCAAATGGAAAACTACGCGAAGGAAAAAGGTTTCCATGACGTCACTTGGGTCCAGACCGGCGGCGTCATCACTTCCCATGGCGGCCCCGGCGCTTTCGGTATTGCCGGAATCGAGAAATCAGGAAACGTTGATTAA